The following proteins are encoded in a genomic region of Alphaproteobacteria bacterium:
- a CDS encoding zinc ABC transporter substrate-binding protein → MKKLLALIMVLMPLTMAKPALAALHIFACEPEWAALAEEIGGDKIEVTRATNARQDVHHIQAKPSLMAGIRQADMVFCTGAELEIGWLPILLTQAGNSKIQPGNEASFMAADYVRKLEVPARLDRADGDVHPAGNPHIQTDPRNIAVVAKALADKLAAIDPANAAFYQARYQDFAARWQDAMARWEREAAPLHGMKIAVQHEAWAYLVDWLKLDVVAALEPKPGVPPTSGYLAEVLEKVQRQPVKAVIYASFEDDGPSQWLHQKTGVPAVALPFTVGGDDAAKDLFGLFDSTMVLLLKAQSVPLQKN, encoded by the coding sequence ATGAAAAAACTTCTCGCGCTTATCATGGTCCTCATGCCGCTGACCATGGCGAAACCGGCCCTGGCCGCTTTGCATATCTTCGCCTGCGAGCCGGAATGGGCGGCGCTGGCCGAGGAAATCGGCGGCGATAAGATCGAGGTGACCCGCGCCACCAACGCCCGCCAGGACGTCCATCACATTCAGGCCAAGCCAAGCCTGATGGCGGGGATAAGACAGGCGGACATGGTGTTCTGCACCGGGGCGGAACTGGAAATCGGCTGGCTGCCCATCCTGCTGACGCAAGCGGGCAATAGCAAAATCCAGCCCGGCAACGAGGCGTCTTTCATGGCCGCCGACTATGTCCGCAAGCTTGAAGTCCCGGCCCGGCTCGACCGCGCCGACGGCGACGTGCATCCCGCCGGCAATCCGCATATCCAGACCGACCCGCGCAACATCGCGGTGGTGGCGAAAGCCCTCGCGGACAAGCTCGCCGCGATCGATCCGGCCAACGCCGCCTTTTACCAGGCGCGGTATCAGGACTTCGCCGCGCGCTGGCAGGACGCCATGGCGCGGTGGGAGCGGGAGGCCGCACCGCTGCATGGCATGAAAATCGCCGTGCAGCACGAGGCATGGGCCTATCTCGTCGATTGGCTGAAGCTCGATGTCGTCGCCGCGCTGGAGCCGAAGCCAGGCGTGCCGCCGACCAGCGGTTATCTCGCGGAGGTGCTGGAGAAAGTCCAGCGCCAGCCGGTGAAGGCCGTGATCTATGCATCGTTCGAGGATGACGGCCCGTCGCAATGGCTGCATCAGAAAACCGGCGTTCCGGCGGTGGCCTTGCCCTTCACCGTCGGCGGCGATGATGCCGCGAAAGACCTGTTCGGATTGTTTGATTCGACGATGGTGCTGCTGCTTAAGGCGCAGAGCGTTCCGCTTCAGAAAAATTGA
- a CDS encoding metal ABC transporter permease — protein MTHLELSILLPAFAAGALVLATHVPLGIEVLKRGIIFIDLAIAQVAGLGALAATLYLETHGEHESVIIQLCSLGAALGGAWLLTWTEKHFHEIQEALIGCLFVFSASLALLLLGQNPHGGEHMKDLLAGQILWVSPRQLALTAGLYAALLAAWFLGRARLGRAGFYILFAFAVTASVQMVGVYLVFASLILPAIATRHAPEKRRLWIAYGIGIVGLLLGLLLSSLFDLATGPSVVCGLFAVALIKIVGERRPNSPQGA, from the coding sequence ATGACCCATCTCGAACTTTCCATATTGCTGCCCGCTTTCGCGGCGGGAGCGCTGGTGCTGGCGACGCATGTGCCGCTCGGCATCGAAGTCCTGAAACGCGGCATTATTTTCATCGATCTCGCCATCGCCCAGGTGGCCGGACTCGGAGCACTCGCCGCCACCTTGTATCTCGAAACCCATGGCGAGCATGAATCCGTCATCATCCAGCTATGCTCGCTCGGCGCGGCGCTCGGCGGCGCGTGGCTGCTGACCTGGACGGAAAAGCATTTCCACGAAATTCAGGAAGCCTTGATCGGCTGCCTGTTCGTTTTCTCCGCCTCGCTCGCCTTGCTGCTGCTCGGGCAGAACCCGCATGGCGGCGAGCATATGAAAGACCTGCTCGCCGGACAAATCCTGTGGGTATCGCCCCGGCAACTCGCGCTGACGGCGGGACTGTACGCGGCGCTGCTGGCGGCATGGTTCCTGGGAAGGGCGCGGCTGGGACGAGCGGGATTCTACATCCTGTTCGCGTTCGCCGTGACCGCCTCGGTGCAGATGGTCGGCGTCTATCTGGTTTTCGCGAGCCTGATCCTTCCCGCCATCGCCACGCGGCATGCGCCGGAAAAGCGCAGATTATGGATCGCTTACGGCATCGGCATTGTCGGCCTGCTGCTCGGCCTGCTGCTTTCGTCGCTGTTCGATCTCGCCACGGGCCCGTCCGTCGTCTGCGGGCTTTTCGCCGTCGCGCTGATCAAAATCGTCGGCGAGCGGCGGCCTAATTCGCCCCAGGGCGCTTGA